A stretch of the Nicotiana tabacum cultivar K326 chromosome 6, ASM71507v2, whole genome shotgun sequence genome encodes the following:
- the LOC107809088 gene encoding transcription factor bHLH118-like translates to MMDKDNFHSLFPFQQNDDNDNHRLLYPPTNTNSSSFLYYQEDNIQLQDLVTDLTPFHSLEVDTNNVQVNNTNKINKRGKKSQNSSSAVSLQVDENNADHCKQKKIIHREIERQRRQEMSNLYASLRQLLPLEYLKGKRSTSDHILEAANYIEHLQKKVSKMEDNRDKLKKALSSSDVEYPKSGCSSSAAIITVRLCLDGMEILTDCSDTNEGFYISRVLEVLLREGLSIVSCSCNKVNGRLLHTIRTEVCSPSSIDAYELQQKLAATVNSN, encoded by the exons ATGATGGATAAGGATAATTTCCACTCactttttccttttcaacaaaATGATGATAATGATAATCACCGGCTCCTTTATCCACCAACAAACACCAATTCTTCGTCTTTTCTATATTATCAAGAAGACAACATCCAGCTGCAAGATCTGGTTACAGATCTTACTCCATTCCATTCATTGGAGGTGGACACAAACAATGTTCAAGTGAACAACACGAACAAAATTAATAAGAGAGGCAAAAAGTCGCAGAATTCATCATCAGCTGTTTCTCTTCAAGTTGATGAAAACAATGCTGATCATTGCAAGCAGAAGAAAATAATACATAGGGAGATCGAACGGCAAAGAAGACAAGAAATGTCTAATCTTTATGCTTCTCTTCGCCAACTACTTCCTCTTGAGTATCTCAAG GGAAAACGTTCCACATCGGACCACATTCTTGAGGCTGCGAATTATATAGAACACCTGCAGAAAAAAGTTAGTAAAATGGAAGATAATAGAGATAAATTAAAGAAGGCATTAAGTTCAAGCGATGTTGAATATCCCAAAAGTGGATGCTCGTCATCGGCAGCAATTATAACAGTAAGGCTATGCTTGGATGGCATGGAAATATTGACAGACTGTAGTGATACGAACGAAGGGTTTTATATATCAAGGGTTCTTGAAGTACTACTTCGTGAAGGTCTTAGCATTGTGAGCTGCAGCTGCAACAAAGTTAATGGAAGGTTACTTCACACTATCCGAACTgag GTTTGTTCTCCCTCAAGTATTGATGCATATGAGCTCCAACAAAAATTGGCAGCTACGGTTAATTCAAACTGA
- the LOC107809087 gene encoding uncharacterized protein LOC107809087 yields MASNGLSLNTPQTFTGENYQIWSVKMKSYLEAYDLWEFVMEDRLIQPLPANPTLAQIKAHSDEKTKKYKVKTIIQNSVSDSIFSKIIACETAKKAWETLKQEYQGSEQGRQNQILNLKRDFESLRMQDDETIAKYSDRISLIVNKIRLLGEDFKDDKIVEKILVTISE; encoded by the coding sequence ATGGCAAGCAACGGTCTCTCTTTGAATACCCCACAAACTTTCACTGGTGAAAACTATCAGATTTGGTCAGTGAAGATGAAATCTTATCTTGAAGCTTATGATCTATGGGAATTTGTAATGGAAGACAGACTTATACAACCACTTCCTGCAAATCCTACCCTTGCCCAAATCAAAGCTCATTCAGATGAGAAAACCAAAAAATACAAAGTCAAAACTATAATTCAAAATTCAGTTTCAGATTCAATCTTCTCTAAAATCATTGCATGTGAGACAGCAAAAAAAGCTTGGGAAACACTCAAACAGGAGTATCAAGGAAGTGAACAAGGCAGACAAAAtcagattttaaatttgaaaagagatttTGAATCCCTTAGAATGCAAGATGATGAGACCATCGCTAAGTATTCTGACCGAATTTCTTTAATTGTCAATAAAATCAGGTTGCTTGGCGAGGATTTCAAAGACGACAAGATAGTTGAAAAAATTCTTGTGACAATTTCCGAGTGA
- the LOC107809086 gene encoding transcription factor bHLH36: protein MYSLQENDELVFQILSNPCQQSKISQDLVMDYASLETRTHHDPLNINNSQVNKRLPKRILGTTDNNIPDHKKDETAAAAPADDFKLRRIMHRDIERQRRREMSALYSSLRSLLPLQYVKGKRSVSDHMHEAVNYIKEMQANIKELEKRRDLLIKSSLPDSIPHGTGNFRSNNFTLSPDCVTVSPCLQGGIEILISVDCKSQSFPLSRVLRELLKQGINVVSCVSAKVNQRSLYTIQIEVCDMNNIDHQALQQKVIDLINVDL, encoded by the exons ATGTATTCTTTACAAGAAAATGATGAGTTGGTGTTTCAGATTCTGTCTAATCCTTGCCAACAAAGCAAGATCTCCCAAGATCTGGTTATGGATTATGCTTCTCTGGAGACACGTACTCATCATGATCCTTTAAATATTAACAATTCCCAGGTCAATAAGAGACTACCCAAAAGAATATTAGGTACTACTGATAATAATATTCCAGATCATAAGAAAGATgaaactgctgctgctgctcctgCTGATGATTTCAAGCTTAGAAGAATTATGCATAGAGATATCGAACGTCAAAGAAGACGAGAAATGTCTGCCCTTTACTCTTCCCTCCGTTCTCTCCTTCCTCTGCAATATGTCAAG GGCAAGCGTTCGGTATCGGACCACATGCATGAAGCCGTGAATTACATAAAGGAAATGCAAGCAAACATCAAAGAATTGGAGAAACGGAGAGACTTGCTAATTAAGTCGTCTTTACCTGATTCAATCCCACATGGAACTGGAAATTTTAGATCAAATAATTTCACACTTTCCCCAGATTGTGTTACGGTAAGCCCCTGCCTGCAGGGTGGCATAGAGATCTTAATCAGCGTTGACTGTAAATCGCAAAGTTTTCCACTTTCAAGAGTGCTGCGGGAGCTTCTGAAACAAGGGATTAATGTCGTCAGTTGTGTCTCTGCTAAAGTGAATCAAAGGTCCCTCTACACAATTCAGATCGAG GTGTGCGATATGAACAACATTGATCACCAGGCATTGCAACAAAAAGTGATTGATTTAATCAATGTGGACTTGTAG